A portion of the Deltaproteobacteria bacterium HGW-Deltaproteobacteria-18 genome contains these proteins:
- a CDS encoding potassium transporter KefB gives MIVEIPILADAVMIFGLSCAVIVASHKLRIPTIIGFLLTGVLAGPNCLGLVGASHEVEMFAEVGVILLLFVIGLELSLDELIRLRRPVFVGGAAQVLLTIAVMGLPLVFFDTGLGKSLFIGFLAALSSTAIVLKVLGEKAQLAAPHGRIALGTLIFQDVAVVPMVLLVPLLAGASGNPWLALGEMGLKGAFVAGVIFIGARKVVPLILGAVIRTRSRELFLMTTLGLCFAIALLTSTAGLSLSLGAFLAGLIMSESEYSHSALEGVLPFRDVFTSVFFVSIGMLLDPFFVLTHLPQVLSLTLAVLLVKTGLAAVAGRILGYPLHVAFLGGLCLCQIGEFSFVLAGVGMLHHLLSPVEYQYFLAVAIVTMALTPFLIAGVPSISAGLARLLPVGMSLKAEKDADTDLSDHLIIAGFGLGGHHLARAAQASGIRYVILEMNPDTVRRERDKGEPILFGDASQTAVLEHINVSKARILAVVISDPAAIGRIVATARTQNPALHIVVRTRFVSEIEPLLQLGAQEVVAEEYETSVEMFIRVLSTYLVPRGDIERFVREIRAEGYGMLRRPVLNTADACNLGGVCSSFGATVLRVVPGAFVEGKSLIEARLRKEHGLTVVAVQREGRTMLNPDPEWIFEAGDRVHVFGEQDLISEKAALFIGAEGDTWN, from the coding sequence ATGATCGTCGAGATTCCCATTCTGGCCGATGCCGTCATGATCTTTGGCCTGTCCTGCGCGGTCATCGTGGCCAGCCACAAACTGCGCATTCCGACTATCATCGGCTTTTTGCTTACCGGCGTGCTGGCCGGGCCGAATTGCCTTGGTCTGGTGGGCGCGTCGCATGAGGTCGAGATGTTCGCGGAGGTCGGGGTCATCCTGCTGCTATTTGTCATCGGCCTGGAGTTGTCTCTGGATGAACTGATCCGGCTCAGGCGTCCGGTCTTTGTTGGTGGTGCTGCCCAGGTCTTGCTGACCATCGCGGTCATGGGACTGCCCTTGGTTTTTTTTGATACGGGGCTTGGCAAATCCCTGTTCATCGGCTTCCTGGCCGCCTTGTCCAGCACGGCCATCGTGCTCAAGGTGCTGGGAGAGAAAGCGCAACTGGCCGCGCCACATGGACGCATCGCCCTGGGAACGCTCATTTTCCAGGATGTGGCCGTGGTGCCGATGGTGCTGCTTGTGCCCTTGCTGGCCGGTGCTTCGGGCAATCCCTGGCTCGCGCTGGGCGAAATGGGACTTAAAGGCGCTTTTGTGGCAGGTGTCATTTTCATCGGCGCGCGCAAGGTTGTGCCGCTGATCCTTGGCGCGGTCATCCGGACCCGCAGCCGGGAACTTTTTCTGATGACCACGCTCGGTCTGTGTTTCGCCATTGCCCTACTGACATCCACGGCGGGGCTGTCCCTCTCCTTGGGAGCTTTTCTGGCCGGGCTGATCATGAGTGAGTCGGAATACAGCCATTCGGCCCTGGAAGGGGTGCTGCCGTTCCGCGATGTCTTCACCAGCGTCTTTTTCGTGTCCATCGGCATGTTGCTGGACCCTTTTTTTGTACTGACGCACTTGCCGCAGGTGCTCAGCCTGACCCTGGCCGTACTCCTGGTCAAGACCGGGCTGGCCGCTGTTGCCGGGCGAATTCTGGGCTACCCCTTGCATGTGGCGTTTCTGGGAGGCTTGTGTCTGTGCCAGATTGGCGAATTCTCCTTTGTCCTGGCCGGTGTGGGCATGCTGCACCACCTGCTCTCTCCGGTTGAGTACCAATATTTTCTGGCCGTTGCCATCGTGACCATGGCGCTCACGCCCTTTCTTATCGCAGGAGTGCCTTCCATCTCAGCCGGACTGGCCCGCCTTCTGCCCGTAGGCATGAGTCTCAAGGCGGAGAAGGATGCGGACACGGACCTGTCCGATCATCTCATCATCGCCGGTTTTGGTCTGGGCGGGCACCATCTGGCCAGGGCGGCCCAGGCTTCCGGAATCCGTTATGTCATCCTTGAAATGAATCCGGACACGGTGCGCCGCGAACGTGACAAGGGTGAGCCCATTCTTTTCGGAGACGCTTCCCAGACGGCAGTGCTGGAGCACATCAACGTTTCCAAAGCCCGCATCCTGGCCGTGGTCATTTCCGACCCGGCCGCCATCGGCCGCATCGTGGCCACGGCCAGGACCCAGAATCCGGCCCTGCACATCGTGGTCCGCACCCGTTTCGTCAGCGAGATCGAGCCGCTCTTGCAACTGGGGGCGCAGGAGGTCGTGGCCGAGGAATACGAGACCTCCGTGGAGATGTTCATTCGCGTTCTTTCCACCTATCTGGTACCACGAGGCGATATCGAACGATTCGTGCGCGAGATCAGGGCGGAGGGCTACGGAATGCTGCGTCGGCCCGTGCTCAATACCGCCGATGCCTGCAACCTTGGCGGGGTCTGTTCCTCTTTTGGCGCGACAGTGCTCAGGGTTGTCCCGGGCGCGTTCGTCGAGGGCAAGAGCCTGATCGAGGCGCGCTTGCGCAAGGAGCACGGCCTGACCGTCGTGGCCGTGCAGCGTGAAGGCCGGACCATGCTGAATCCCGATCCGGAATGGATTTTCGAAGCCGGGGACCGCGTGCATGTCTTTGGCGAGCAGGATTTGATTTCCGAGAAGGCCGCGCTTTTTATCGGTGCCGAAGGCGACACCTGGAATTGA
- a CDS encoding RNA-binding protein produces the protein MSKNIYVGNLSWSTTDADLHAMFSQYGQVSSAHVIEDRETGRSRGFGFVEMDDEGARKSIQALNGTDCQGRNLKVNEAQPRESRSDSRSRY, from the coding sequence TTGTCTAAGAACATCTATGTTGGAAATTTGTCCTGGTCGACCACTGATGCAGATCTGCACGCCATGTTTTCCCAGTACGGTCAGGTCAGCTCTGCCCACGTCATTGAAGATCGTGAAACCGGTCGTTCCCGTGGCTTCGGCTTCGTGGAAATGGATGACGAAGGTGCACGCAAGTCCATCCAGGCGCTGAACGGAACCGACTGCCAGGGCCGCAACCTGAAGGTCAACGAAGCGCAGCCCCGTGAAAGCCGCTCCGATAGCCGTTCACGCTACTAA
- a CDS encoding DNA-binding response regulator: protein MTQQRILIIDDDADIVKTVSANLELDGFEVSSAPTGNQGLAALQTQSPDLVLLDLNLPDIDGIKVCQILRRESGVPVIMLSARDTVADKLLGLECGADDYLVKPFNALELSARIRTVLRRVHRCEPANLNRHGDIVLDYRNHQATIQGREASLTRTEFSLLELFITHPGETLSRDFIQSQNWGDSKLYSHSRAVDVHVQRLRKKIEANPQTPRFILTVSGVGYRFEANPG from the coding sequence ATGACGCAGCAACGAATTTTGATCATCGATGACGACGCGGACATTGTGAAAACGGTGTCCGCCAATCTGGAACTGGACGGCTTTGAGGTGTCAAGCGCGCCTACCGGAAACCAGGGGCTTGCAGCTTTGCAAACGCAATCGCCCGATTTGGTCCTGTTGGATTTGAACCTGCCCGACATAGACGGGATCAAGGTCTGTCAGATTCTGCGCCGGGAGAGTGGGGTGCCGGTGATCATGCTCTCGGCCCGGGACACGGTCGCCGACAAGCTGCTGGGACTCGAGTGCGGTGCCGACGATTATCTGGTCAAGCCCTTCAACGCGCTGGAACTTTCCGCCAGGATACGAACCGTGCTGCGCAGAGTGCATCGCTGCGAGCCGGCCAATTTGAATCGCCACGGAGATATTGTTCTTGATTACCGAAACCATCAGGCCACGATTCAGGGCCGCGAGGCGAGCCTGACCCGCACCGAGTTTTCCCTGCTTGAGCTTTTTATCACCCATCCCGGCGAGACCCTGTCCCGGGATTTCATCCAGAGTCAGAACTGGGGTGATTCAAAGCTCTATTCCCACAGCCGGGCCGTGGACGTGCATGTTCAACGGCTGCGCAAAAAGATCGAAGCCAACCCTCAGACCCCGCGTTTCATTCTGACCGTGTCCGGAGTCGGTTACAGATTCGAAGCGAACCCGGGATAG
- a CDS encoding 7-cyano-7-deazaguanine reductase — protein MTRKKDASSGRGWRFALPPAIAGIVVTVGAALAMTATDQASFCGSCHSMAEAAFTHKTSVHAELACNECHAPHNLAAKIPFKTKEGTRDILATVTKTIPDLIHPGEETREVTQENCQRCHGATTSTVVMQSKKFCTDCHRHVPHSPKIPVAKRSAADA, from the coding sequence ATGACCCGGAAAAAAGATGCATCCAGCGGACGGGGATGGCGGTTCGCCCTGCCTCCGGCCATAGCGGGCATCGTGGTCACGGTTGGGGCGGCGCTGGCCATGACCGCGACGGACCAGGCCAGTTTCTGCGGCAGTTGCCATTCGATGGCGGAAGCAGCCTTTACGCACAAGACGTCGGTCCACGCCGAACTGGCCTGCAACGAATGCCACGCGCCGCACAATCTGGCGGCCAAGATCCCGTTCAAGACCAAGGAAGGCACCCGGGACATCCTGGCCACGGTGACAAAGACCATCCCTGACCTCATTCATCCGGGCGAGGAAACCAGGGAAGTGACCCAGGAAAACTGTCAGCGTTGCCACGGTGCGACGACTTCCACGGTTGTTATGCAAAGCAAGAAGTTCTGCACCGATTGCCACCGCCACGTGCCCCATTCTCCCAAAATCCCCGTAGCCAAAAGGAGTGCCGCCGATGCGTAA
- a CDS encoding ammonia-forming cytochrome c nitrite reductase subunit c552 — MRNTRSLIALLAVGCALALSACSEATEPKAPEFKTKLKSDEIKNSAFKAEFPLHYETFLRNNESEIMTEYGGSVAYNKHDNVNPLPEGYKHAQPYLKNLWLGYAFSYEYKAARGHTYAIKDILHIDRLNRYDEKAGLPATCWNCKTAKMNEWVGEYGDEFWAKDFNQFREQIDMDDNTIGCANCHDPANMELRLYSVPLQDHLKAEGKDFKTLSRNEQRALMCGQCHVEYYFTDKGQGTPKKPVFPWAEGKDPEQIYAYYKGHGDTTIPGFEGNFVDWVHPVSKTPMLKAQHPEYETWYNGVHGAAGVSCADCHMSYTRLDGKKKMSNHHWNSPLKDPDMKACRQCHTDKSPEYLKQRVIYTQDKVWEQLMAAQDISVKAHEAIRMADEFQGEKPADYAQLMIDAREMCRKGQFFWDYVSAENSVGFHNPAKALDTLAKSQQFSQKAVDIAIKAAAFTTAQALSGDIKDLVPPIMKHSRELQMNPEHMASHQWLKYLKVNPKAEKIWEGNKRLIPAPAAS, encoded by the coding sequence ATGCGTAACACCCGATCCCTTATTGCCCTGCTGGCCGTGGGCTGCGCCCTGGCCTTGAGTGCTTGTTCCGAAGCCACCGAACCGAAAGCTCCGGAATTCAAGACCAAACTCAAATCCGACGAGATCAAGAACTCCGCCTTCAAGGCTGAATTTCCGCTCCATTATGAAACATTCCTGCGCAACAACGAGTCCGAGATCATGACCGAGTACGGGGGATCTGTCGCCTACAACAAGCACGACAACGTAAATCCCCTGCCCGAAGGCTACAAGCACGCCCAGCCCTACCTGAAGAACCTCTGGCTCGGCTACGCGTTCAGCTACGAATACAAGGCAGCACGCGGACATACCTACGCCATCAAGGACATCCTGCACATCGACCGTCTGAACCGCTACGACGAGAAGGCCGGACTGCCCGCCACTTGCTGGAACTGCAAGACCGCCAAGATGAACGAATGGGTCGGGGAGTACGGCGACGAATTCTGGGCCAAGGATTTCAACCAGTTCCGCGAACAGATTGATATGGACGACAACACCATTGGCTGCGCCAACTGCCACGACCCGGCCAACATGGAACTGCGCCTGTACTCCGTACCCCTGCAGGACCACTTGAAGGCAGAGGGCAAAGACTTCAAGACCCTCTCCCGCAACGAACAGCGCGCGCTCATGTGCGGCCAGTGTCATGTGGAATACTACTTCACGGACAAGGGCCAGGGCACGCCCAAGAAGCCCGTCTTCCCCTGGGCTGAGGGCAAGGACCCCGAGCAGATTTACGCCTATTACAAAGGCCACGGCGACACCACCATCCCCGGCTTCGAAGGAAACTTCGTGGATTGGGTTCATCCCGTGTCCAAGACCCCCATGCTCAAGGCCCAGCACCCTGAGTACGAAACCTGGTATAATGGCGTGCATGGTGCGGCCGGTGTCAGCTGCGCCGACTGCCACATGAGCTACACCCGTCTCGACGGCAAGAAGAAGATGTCCAACCATCACTGGAACTCGCCCCTGAAAGACCCGGACATGAAGGCCTGCCGCCAGTGCCATACGGACAAGAGCCCCGAGTATCTGAAGCAGCGGGTCATCTACACCCAGGACAAGGTCTGGGAGCAGCTCATGGCCGCCCAGGACATCTCGGTCAAGGCGCATGAGGCAATTCGCATGGCCGATGAATTCCAGGGCGAAAAACCGGCAGATTACGCCCAGCTCATGATCGATGCCCGCGAAATGTGCCGCAAGGGCCAGTTCTTCTGGGACTACGTCTCCGCCGAGAACAGCGTCGGCTTCCACAACCCGGCCAAGGCCCTGGACACCCTGGCCAAGTCCCAGCAGTTCAGCCAGAAGGCCGTGGACATCGCCATCAAGGCGGCGGCCTTCACCACGGCCCAGGCCCTGTCCGGGGACATCAAGGATCTGGTGCCGCCCATCATGAAGCACAGCCGCGAACTGCAGATGAATCCCGAGCACATGGCCAGCCACCAGTGGCTCAAGTATCTCAAAGTCAACCCAAAGGCCGAAAAGATCTGGGAAGGCAACAAGCGCCTTATCCCGGCTCCTGCCGCCAGCTAG
- a CDS encoding peroxiredoxin, whose translation MGEELAAGCTRPTADVEQTPEETVQPATPVQGARPMIQVGKKAPDFSAPAYFNGGFTNVRLSEFLGKWVVLCFYPGDFTFV comes from the coding sequence ATGGGAGAAGAATTGGCGGCAGGCTGCACCAGACCAACAGCTGATGTGGAGCAGACGCCGGAAGAAACCGTTCAACCAGCAACACCAGTCCAAGGAGCACGCCCCATGATCCAGGTAGGAAAGAAAGCCCCCGACTTCTCGGCCCCGGCCTATTTCAACGGCGGGTTCACCAACGTCAGGCTGTCCGAATTCCTCGGGAAATGGGTGGTCCTGTGCTTTTATCCAGGTGATTTCACCTTTGTCTGA
- a CDS encoding alkyl hydroperoxide reductase translates to MSTDSMFVHKMWVDDELSKMITAKTVPFPMLSDGGGRVGSMYGIYDEAGGVDVRGRFLIDPDGNVQAYEVLTPPVGRNVNETLRQIQAFQLVRESKGTKATPSGWRPGKPVLSPGPGLVGKVWEVWTVDKAFD, encoded by the coding sequence ATGAGCACGGACAGCATGTTCGTGCACAAGATGTGGGTCGACGACGAACTTTCAAAGATGATCACGGCAAAGACCGTGCCCTTCCCCATGCTGTCCGACGGCGGCGGCAGGGTGGGCAGCATGTACGGCATCTATGACGAGGCCGGCGGCGTGGACGTGCGCGGCCGTTTCCTCATCGACCCGGACGGCAACGTACAGGCCTATGAGGTGCTTACTCCTCCGGTAGGCCGCAACGTAAACGAAACCTTGCGCCAGATTCAAGCCTTCCAGCTGGTGCGCGAGAGCAAGGGCACCAAGGCCACCCCATCCGGCTGGAGGCCCGGCAAGCCGGTTCTGAGCCCCGGCCCGGGCCTGGTCGGCAAAGTCTGGGAAGTCTGGACCGTGGACAAGGCCTTCGACTAG
- a CDS encoding secretion protein HlyD produces the protein MKRILVFFLLLATVAGGWYLWHTQRAAHNNTPPVFHGNVDIREVRLGFRVSGKVREVLKEEGDEVRAGEVVARLDAEPFQNAVDQAEAETRVIEARLMELRSGARPEDIEQARKNLAATEATYENARLIFERQSQLVASGAVARQDFDTARSTFEAARARRGSAKAALDLLLAGTRAEQIRQAEASLEAARAALSQALTQLADTVLTAPEAGVALTRVVEPGSIVQAGSTALTVSLDSPVRVRAYAPEPQLGLVHPGRKVLVFTDSRSEPYQGQIGDVSPRAEFTPKSVETEELRTALVYRFRVVVLDADQGLRQGMPVTVKLAD, from the coding sequence GTGAAACGCATCCTTGTATTTTTTCTTCTCCTGGCCACGGTCGCCGGCGGCTGGTACCTGTGGCACACCCAGCGCGCCGCGCACAACAACACACCGCCTGTCTTCCACGGCAACGTCGACATCCGCGAAGTGCGACTCGGATTCAGGGTCAGCGGAAAAGTCCGGGAAGTTTTAAAGGAAGAAGGAGACGAGGTCAGGGCAGGCGAAGTCGTGGCCAGGCTCGATGCCGAACCTTTTCAGAACGCCGTTGATCAGGCCGAGGCCGAGACCCGCGTGATAGAGGCCCGGCTGATGGAACTGCGCAGCGGTGCACGCCCCGAAGATATCGAGCAGGCCCGCAAAAACCTGGCGGCAACCGAGGCCACATACGAGAACGCCCGCCTCATCTTCGAACGCCAGAGTCAGCTCGTCGCCAGCGGAGCCGTTGCCAGGCAGGATTTCGACACCGCACGGTCCACGTTTGAAGCGGCCAGGGCCAGAAGGGGCAGCGCAAAGGCTGCCCTCGATCTGCTCCTGGCAGGAACGCGCGCCGAACAGATCAGGCAGGCCGAGGCCAGCCTGGAGGCCGCCCGCGCAGCACTGTCCCAGGCCCTCACGCAACTTGCCGACACGGTGCTCACCGCACCCGAGGCGGGCGTGGCCCTGACCAGGGTCGTGGAACCGGGCAGCATCGTGCAGGCCGGAAGCACGGCGCTCACCGTAAGCCTTGATTCTCCCGTTCGCGTCCGGGCCTATGCGCCCGAACCGCAGCTTGGCCTCGTTCATCCCGGCCGCAAGGTGCTGGTCTTCACCGATTCCCGCTCGGAACCCTACCAAGGTCAAATCGGAGACGTCTCGCCACGGGCGGAGTTCACGCCCAAATCCGTGGAAACCGAAGAACTGCGCACGGCGCTGGTCTATCGTTTCCGGGTGGTCGTGCTGGACGCGGACCAAGGACTCCGGCAGGGCATGCCCGTCACCGTGAAGCTGGCGGACTGA